The genomic stretch TTTTGTTTCTGGTTGTTTAAGTGAAAGATATAAACCAGATTTAGAAAACGAAATTCCGAATGTAGACCAATATTTTGGAACACACGATTTACCAAATCTTTTAAAGGTTTTAGAAGCAGATTATAAGCACGAACTTATTGGAGAACGTTTAACAACAACGCCAAAACATTATGCTTATTTAAAAATAGCAGAAGGTTGCGATAGACCATGTTCTTTTTGTGCGATTCCGTTAATGCGTGGTAAACATAAATCTACACCAATAGAAGATATTGTTATAGAAGCAACAAAATTAGCAGAAAAAGGAATTAAAGAAATTATGCTAATTGCACAAGATTTAACTTATTATGGTTTAGATATCTATAAAAAAAGAGCTTTAGCAGAATTGTTAGAAGCTTTGGTAGAAGTAGATGGTATCGAGTGGATTCGTTTACATTATGCATTTCCTACTGGTTTTCCGATGGATGTTTTAGATGTAATGAAACGCGAACCTAAAGTTTGTAATTATTTAGATATTCCGTTACAACACATAAACACAGAGTTGTTAAAATCGATGAAAAGAGGAACAACTCATGAAAAAACAACAGCTTTAATTCATAAATTTAGAGAAGCAGTGCCAGAAATGGCAATAAGAACAACTTTAATTGTTGGGTATCCTGGTGAAACTGAAGAAATGTTTCAAGAGTTGAAAGATTGGGTAGAAGAAATGCGTTTTGAGCGTTTAGGTGCTTTTGAATATTCTCATGAAGAAAATACTGGTGCTTATGTTTTAGAAGATGATGTGCCTGCTGATGTTAAGTTTCAAAGAGTAAATGAAATAATGGAAGTTCAATCTCAAATTTCATGGGAATTAAATCAGCAAAAAATAGGAAAAACGTTTAGATGTTTATTTGATAGAAAAGACGGTGAGTATTTCTATGGAAGAACAGAATTTGATTCTCCTGACGTTGATAACGATGTAATTGTTGATGCAAAAGAGCACTATATAAAAATAGGGGAGTTTATTGATATAAAAATTCATGATGCAGGTGATTATGATTTATATGGTACACCTGTAAACAAAATAGAAAAACCAGTTCCTTTAAACCAAAAAAGGAAATAGTTTTATAAAAAAAAGGTCTTCAAATTATTTGAAGACCTTTTTATTTTTTTGCAAAAGTTGTTATTTTTTTATGATTTTAAGAGAATAATCTAAATTATCAACTTTAATAAAGTAAACTCCTTTACTTAAATTTTCAACAGAAAATTCTGATGTTGAATTAAAATTACCTTTAAATTGCTTTACTTTTCTTCCTTGTAAATTATAGATTTCTACTTTTTTAGTATCAGTATTAATTCTAAAATTATTAAAGGTAGGGTTAGGGTAAGCAACTATTTTATTATCTAAGAAAACATCTTCTGTAGAAAGGGCTGCTGGCATATTACCATACACTTTAAATTCTCCTGGAGCTAGGGTAATTGTGCTATTAACGTTTATAACGGTTTTTGTGGCGTTATCATTTAAAAGATCATACCAAGTACCAGAAGTTTGAAATGAAGGACTAATATTTTGAGTTGTAACCCCAAAATTACCAACAATTGTTACATATTGCATTTCTGATGAAGAAGTATCCGTTAGTTGAATTTTCTTAAGACCATTAGAATTCGCAACATCTAAGGTGAAATTAGAAGATTCAAAAATATCATACTTTAGTTTTAACTGAATTAATTTAGAATACGTGTTGTAAACATCCTTTCTATCTTCCACATCAAAATAATTCCATAAAATTGGTTTATTACCAACTCTACCATTTTCGTTGATAGAAATATCGTATCCTAATTCACCAAACTGCCAAATCATTTTAGGTCCCGGAATTGTAAAGTAAAAAGCACCAGCTAATTCAACTCTGTCAAGAGCAGTTGCTAGGTTTTTTACACTATAATTACCGCTAGAATTACCAAATTGAAGGTTTTTATACATCAATCTTTCTTCATCGTGACTTTCCATGTAACTTACGTTTGCTGGTACAGAAAAACCTCTTTCTTTATAAGAAACCCAAGAGATATCAGATTTTCCATTAGAATTAAAACCTAAAGTTCCTTCACTATAATTTCCGTTATGATTTCCCCAAACCATAATTCCTTTTCCTTCATTTAATCTATAGTTTACCCATTCTTTTTCTTCTTCATTTTTACCTAAATGTTCAAAAATAATATAAAAGTTTGGATCTTTTTCCCATTGATAATCTGCATATTCTTTTAAGACATCAACTCTATCTTGTTGGTAATTTCTTGTACAAGTTTCATCATTCGCAGTACAGTTTTGAGTAAAACCTTTTGTTAAATCCCATCTAAATCCATCAATTTTGTATTCATCAATCCAATATTGTGTAGTTCTTTTAACATAATCTTTTACAGCTTGTTTGCTGTGATTATAATCGTTGAAAACACTAAAAGAATGTTTTGCCGTTGCGTTAAAAAACGGACTGTTTGCAGCTGCTTGTCCGCCAAAACCACCATTATCTGTATTGTACATTCTGTAATACGGATTTTGACCAGAAGCATGATTGTAAACAACATCTAAAATTACTGCAATTCCTCTTCTATGGCATTCATCAATTAATAATTTAAAAGAATTTTTGTTACCATAATACTTGTCTAATGCCATATGAAATGAAGTATTATAACCCCAAGATTCATTTCCGTCAAACTCACTAACAGGCATAAACTCTATTGCATTTACACCCAAATCTTGTAAATAATCTAATCTTGCTTTTACAGCATCAAAACTATGTAAAGCATCAAAATCTCTAATTAATAATTCGTAAATTACTAAATCTGTTTTCTTTGGTTTTGTAAAATTTGTTGTTTGCCAAACAAAATCTGCATCGCCAGTTCTTAATAAAGTTACAACGTTTGTAGTTTTTCCTGATGGATAAGCAGGTAAATCTGGATATGTAACATTATCAATATAAGTATCGTTATTTTCTGATAAAATTGTTGTAGAATAAGGATCTGCAACTCTTAATTCACCATCAACTAAATATTGATAAGTATAATTTTGCTGAGGCGTTAAATTTGTTAATTCAATCCAGAATCGATCTTTAGAACTATCTTTTTTTAATAAATAATTATTGTTTACAGTCCAATTATTAAAATCGCCCAATACATGTATAAATTCTTTTAAAGGCGCATAAAATACTAATGTTGCTTTTGTGTTATCTGTAGGGTTTAAATTGATACCATCTTTTAATCCTGCAGGTAAACTAGCTTCTGTAACTGTTGGTTTTACAATTGCAGAAAATTCGTTTGTAATAGTTGTACCATTATTTGTAGTTTCTAAAACAAAATCTGTGTTTTCTGTAACCGTTGCAGAAAAGTTATAATTTGTAATATTAGATTGTTGGTCTATAGAAGTTCCGTTTGCTTTTAAATTAAAGTTTGAAGTTAATCCTGCAGTTGCAGAAATAGAAAGCTGATCTCCAGAATTTAAAATTGAGTTTTTTTCTACAGGAGCATTTAAAGTCACCTGAAATTTACCAACTTCAAAAATTTTGTCTTGAGTTTTCTTATCACCGTCGCCATTTTTTGCTTTCACTAACATTCCAATTCTTCCTATTTCTGTTCTGTTATAAAAAGTAGTAGGCGTAAAGGTAATAGCGTATGTTGTATTGTTAATTTTGGTCATTTTTTGCGCTTCGCTTGAATTGGTCCAACTACCATTGTTAGGCGAATCCATTTCATTAGCATCATTTAAATCATAAGACCAAGACCATAAATATACATCTGTAACACCCCAAGCAGCAGGGTTGATGTTGTTTACAGTAATTGTTATTTCATCTGAAGCGTCAAAAGAAACAGGCGAAACAGCATAATTTACATTTTGTTGTTGTGCTAAACTTATTATTGAGAATAATAATAAAAGTAAAGAGGTAATTTTTTTCATATAGTTAATTGTAAAATATAAAGGCCATTCGATTAAGAACAGCCTTTATAAAGAGTATTATTTTTTATTGAACTGTAACAGTTCCTTTTGTATAATCTACAGTAACTTTATAAGTTCCGTCTCCAGGAGATTTTACGTTACTTTCATTATCTCTAACTAGCATACCAGCATAAGTTCCGCTTTCTCCCCAGTCATTGTCCCAAGAACCTTGTACTGGTAAAAATTTAAACTCATCTGAAGCGGTTAAAGTTTGTGTAATTTCAAAAACACCATCTTCTAATTTTGTGAAAGCGGGTGCAGATGCATTATCCCAACCATTAGGAGAACCTACTAAATATAAGTTTACAGGTACTTCTACTAAACTAAACGATAAATCGTTAAAGTCTACAGTAACCATAAATGTACCTGCGGCAGCAACTTTAATATTGTTTTCTCCTTCTTGAATGATTTTACCAGGATTATTTGGATCTTCGCCGTAATCACCACTCCAATCACCAGAAACAGGAATCATTTTGAATTCATCTCCTTCAGAAAAAGTTTGCATTCTTGTAAATACTCCATTTCCTGATGTGCTAAATTGTTGAGAAGCATCGGCATTGTTCCATCCATTGTGTGCACCAACCATAAATAAAGTATCGATGTTAGATAGCTTAAAGCTTAAAGTATTAAAATCTACAATTACTAAATAAGTTCCAGCAGTTTCAACTTTAATATTGTTTTCTCCTTCTTGTACTATTTTACCAGGATTGTTAGGGTCTTCACCATAATCACCACCCCAGTCACCAGAAACAGGAATCATTTTAAACTCATCATTTGCAGAAAAAGTTTGAACTCTAGAGAAAACACCATTACCATCGTTGTAAAATTGTTGTGTTGCATCTGCATTGTTCCATCCATTGTGTGCACCAACCATATATAAATTATCTGGTATTGCTGCTTTAAATGCTGTTAACGAAAGCGTAATTAATTCTGATGTTCTATTTAAATCTCCACCAGCAGTTTTTGCAACTGCAATTAATCTAAAATCGAAATCTGTTGCTTCATCAGCTTTTCCTCCAGCAGCAATTACTAAATCATTTAAATTATCATGAGAAATTTCGAATGTATTAGTGTCTGATGAACCAATTAATGTTGCAGCAGCAAAGTTATTTCCTGCTAAATCCATTTCTACATTATAAGTTACGTCTACTGTACTATTAGCAGTAATTTCTGGATCTTCCCAAGTTAAAGTTAATGCAATATCATCTGGATTTGTATCAGTAATAACTACACTAAAACCATTATCAGGACTTGTAAAAGTAGGCGGTGTAACTACAAATTTTGATACTTGAAATAAAATTGTATTCGAAACTTCAGAACCTGTATTTAATCTTAAATAAACTCCAGTTTCTTCATAAGACTTAATGTTAGCATCACTTAAAACGTCGTTAAGTTCTGCAACTGTCATAGAAAAGTTTTTATTTTCTGTAGAACCTAATACAACTGGTGCACTAAACTCTGCATCTAAAGACATTTCTACGCTGTAAGTAGCGCCTGTATTGATATCATCGTTCCAAGTAATTGTGAACGCAGGATTATCTGGTAAAGCAAAATTTAAGAAAATATTGCTAATTCCAGGAGTTTTTAAAACAAACTCAGCTTCTGGGCTTGTTACTGTTAAGCTCTCATTTGCATCACAAGCACCTAAAATAAGTGTTAATGATAAAAATAAGTAGCTTAATTTTTTTATGTATGTATTCATTATATCGCTGTTATAAGTTATTTTGAAATTATAAATTCAAAGGAATTAAGATATAACGACCTGTTAAGTCATTAAACCAAACATCATATTCATCTTCTACAACAACCGGAATTGCACCACCGCTAACAGTAGCTGTTCCAGAGAAAGAAGTTGTATTACCCCACTTAGCACCAGCATCTGTAACAAATTCTACATTTCCTGGGTTTAATTTTACGTTTGAAGCAGTCCAGATATGTCCATCAAAATCTAAAGGAGTTAAGGCTATACTTGCAGTACTTGTACCTTCTAAAGATAAACTTGCAGGACTTGTAATTCCTGTTTCATCAAAAGGTTCAAAAGAAAAAGTGTTACTAGCAAAGTTAATTTTAAAAGTATAAAAACCAGCTGTAATTCCGCTAGCACCTGCAGTAGGAAATCTTTCTGGGTCTGAACCTGTACCATCGTTTACGCCAACAGAAGAACCATCATCTGTACCGTATTGAGGTGTCCATAAACCTTTTGTAGCTAAAACTTTAAAGTGTCCGTTATCTGCAAAGAAACCTGTATAATAATAAGTATTACTATCATCAGCATCTCTAAATAAAGCAGGATTGTTGTTGTTGTTGTTCCAACCTGGTGCAGTTGCATCACCTACAATATAAAAATCGTTAAAAACGTAATTAAAGAAAGGATATACTTCTAAAGTTATTGTGTTTGACG from Polaribacter marinaquae encodes the following:
- a CDS encoding SusE domain-containing protein, with translation MNTYIKKLSYLFLSLTLILGACDANESLTVTSPEAEFVLKTPGISNIFLNFALPDNPAFTITWNDDINTGATYSVEMSLDAEFSAPVVLGSTENKNFSMTVAELNDVLSDANIKSYEETGVYLRLNTGSEVSNTILFQVSKFVVTPPTFTSPDNGFSVVITDTNPDDIALTLTWEDPEITANSTVDVTYNVEMDLAGNNFAAATLIGSSDTNTFEISHDNLNDLVIAAGGKADEATDFDFRLIAVAKTAGGDLNRTSELITLSLTAFKAAIPDNLYMVGAHNGWNNADATQQFYNDGNGVFSRVQTFSANDEFKMIPVSGDWGGDYGEDPNNPGKIVQEGENNIKVETAGTYLVIVDFNTLSFKLSNIDTLFMVGAHNGWNNADASQQFSTSGNGVFTRMQTFSEGDEFKMIPVSGDWSGDYGEDPNNPGKIIQEGENNIKVAAAGTFMVTVDFNDLSFSLVEVPVNLYLVGSPNGWDNASAPAFTKLEDGVFEITQTLTASDEFKFLPVQGSWDNDWGESGTYAGMLVRDNESNVKSPGDGTYKVTVDYTKGTVTVQ
- the rimO gene encoding 30S ribosomal protein S12 methylthiotransferase RimO, which gives rise to MRTKTIKKNKINVVTLGCSKNVYDSEVLMGQLKANGKDVVHEDPEDDGNIVVINTCGFIGKAKEESVDTILHYAKRKEAGEVDKVFVSGCLSERYKPDLENEIPNVDQYFGTHDLPNLLKVLEADYKHELIGERLTTTPKHYAYLKIAEGCDRPCSFCAIPLMRGKHKSTPIEDIVIEATKLAEKGIKEIMLIAQDLTYYGLDIYKKRALAELLEALVEVDGIEWIRLHYAFPTGFPMDVLDVMKREPKVCNYLDIPLQHINTELLKSMKRGTTHEKTTALIHKFREAVPEMAIRTTLIVGYPGETEEMFQELKDWVEEMRFERLGAFEYSHEENTGAYVLEDDVPADVKFQRVNEIMEVQSQISWELNQQKIGKTFRCLFDRKDGEYFYGRTEFDSPDVDNDVIVDAKEHYIKIGEFIDIKIHDAGDYDLYGTPVNKIEKPVPLNQKRK
- a CDS encoding alpha-amylase family glycosyl hydrolase, producing the protein MKKITSLLLLLFSIISLAQQQNVNYAVSPVSFDASDEITITVNNINPAAWGVTDVYLWSWSYDLNDANEMDSPNNGSWTNSSEAQKMTKINNTTYAITFTPTTFYNRTEIGRIGMLVKAKNGDGDKKTQDKIFEVGKFQVTLNAPVEKNSILNSGDQLSISATAGLTSNFNLKANGTSIDQQSNITNYNFSATVTENTDFVLETTNNGTTITNEFSAIVKPTVTEASLPAGLKDGINLNPTDNTKATLVFYAPLKEFIHVLGDFNNWTVNNNYLLKKDSSKDRFWIELTNLTPQQNYTYQYLVDGELRVADPYSTTILSENNDTYIDNVTYPDLPAYPSGKTTNVVTLLRTGDADFVWQTTNFTKPKKTDLVIYELLIRDFDALHSFDAVKARLDYLQDLGVNAIEFMPVSEFDGNESWGYNTSFHMALDKYYGNKNSFKLLIDECHRRGIAVILDVVYNHASGQNPYYRMYNTDNGGFGGQAAANSPFFNATAKHSFSVFNDYNHSKQAVKDYVKRTTQYWIDEYKIDGFRWDLTKGFTQNCTANDETCTRNYQQDRVDVLKEYADYQWEKDPNFYIIFEHLGKNEEEKEWVNYRLNEGKGIMVWGNHNGNYSEGTLGFNSNGKSDISWVSYKERGFSVPANVSYMESHDEERLMYKNLQFGNSSGNYSVKNLATALDRVELAGAFYFTIPGPKMIWQFGELGYDISINENGRVGNKPILWNYFDVEDRKDVYNTYSKLIQLKLKYDIFESSNFTLDVANSNGLKKIQLTDTSSSEMQYVTIVGNFGVTTQNISPSFQTSGTWYDLLNDNATKTVINVNSTITLAPGEFKVYGNMPAALSTEDVFLDNKIVAYPNPTFNNFRINTDTKKVEIYNLQGRKVKQFKGNFNSTSEFSVENLSKGVYFIKVDNLDYSLKIIKK
- a CDS encoding SusE domain-containing protein produces the protein MKNIKRFSVFAIIGMLLLAFNACDDSSELFEISTPTAANLSGLSFSKLELDAVNTNNPALTLNWDKADYGQQAAVNYTVEFSVDEEFTAPAIATVVTGLNSVTLSVNEVNAAAGNAGLNPFEWKDLYVRVVSSLGTQNGAKTPSNTITLEVYPFFNYVFNDFYIVGDATAPGWNNNNNNPALFRDADDSNTYYYTGFFADNGHFKVLATKGLWTPQYGTDDGSSVGVNDGTGSDPERFPTAGASGITAGFYTFKINFASNTFSFEPFDETGITSPASLSLEGTSTASIALTPLDFDGHIWTASNVKLNPGNVEFVTDAGAKWGNTTSFSGTATVSGGAIPVVVEDEYDVWFNDLTGRYILIPLNL